A genomic region of Microbacterium schleiferi contains the following coding sequences:
- a CDS encoding M20/M25/M40 family metallo-hydrolase, translating to MVRTTAVVTELSGAPGENVLATSAKASVNIRLLTGDTIESATAHVRRAVSDDNVEIEIRHASNPSPVSPWRGEPWRRIAGAVVSTLGTDVVPTPYVQLGASDSRWFTAISEHVYRFTPFHLTRAERDTLHSHNERIRVEVWLRGIGFYRALIEAS from the coding sequence ATGGTACGCACCACCGCGGTCGTGACCGAACTCAGTGGTGCTCCCGGCGAGAACGTCCTGGCCACGAGCGCAAAGGCCTCTGTCAACATCCGTCTGCTCACAGGAGACACGATCGAGAGCGCGACGGCGCACGTGCGCCGCGCGGTGTCCGACGACAATGTCGAGATCGAGATCCGTCACGCGTCGAACCCGTCGCCGGTCTCGCCGTGGCGGGGAGAGCCGTGGCGGCGAATCGCCGGCGCTGTCGTCTCGACGCTCGGTACGGATGTCGTCCCGACGCCGTATGTACAGCTCGGTGCAAGTGATAGCCGGTGGTTCACGGCGATCAGCGAGCACGTCTATCGGTTCACGCCGTTCCACCTCACGCGGGCAGAGCGTGACACGCTGCACTCCCACAACGAGCGCATCCGGGTCGAGGTATGGCTGCGGGGCATCGGGTTCTACCGCGCGCTCATCGAAGCCTCCTAG
- a CDS encoding M20/M25/M40 family metallo-hydrolase, translating into MTTALDRFRELLSIPTVSYADESRMDAAVFDEFHRALERLYPQTHERLEREVIARHSLLYRWPGATSEDPLVLMAHMDVVPVVDEEWEHPPFGAEIVGEGEEAELHARGAIDDKGSLVAILEAVETLVADGHTPARDIYLSFGHNEETAGDGARGIVAHLTERGIHPGLVLDEGGAVVEGIIPGVTIPTAMIGVAERGVMTLVMTVREQGGHASTPPAMPATARLARAIDRLRRKPFPTRLAPPCAQCSQRSRRTPPSHFGPCSAAARSRDRFWPAPSRWADPRPTRWYAPPRS; encoded by the coding sequence ATGACCACCGCGCTGGACCGTTTCCGGGAACTCCTGTCCATCCCCACCGTCTCGTACGCCGATGAGTCGCGCATGGATGCCGCAGTGTTCGACGAGTTCCACCGCGCACTGGAACGTCTGTACCCCCAGACCCACGAGCGTCTCGAGCGCGAGGTGATCGCCCGACACTCCCTGCTCTACCGCTGGCCGGGTGCCACCTCCGAGGACCCGCTCGTGCTCATGGCCCACATGGATGTCGTCCCCGTCGTCGACGAGGAGTGGGAGCATCCGCCGTTCGGAGCCGAAATCGTCGGCGAGGGCGAGGAGGCCGAACTCCATGCGCGCGGTGCGATCGACGACAAGGGATCTCTCGTCGCGATTCTCGAAGCCGTGGAAACGCTGGTCGCGGACGGCCACACGCCGGCGCGCGACATCTATCTCTCGTTCGGTCATAACGAAGAGACGGCGGGAGATGGTGCCCGCGGGATCGTTGCCCACCTGACGGAGCGGGGCATCCATCCGGGACTGGTTCTCGACGAGGGAGGCGCCGTCGTCGAGGGAATCATCCCGGGCGTCACCATCCCGACGGCGATGATCGGTGTCGCCGAGCGCGGCGTCATGACCCTCGTGATGACCGTCCGTGAGCAGGGCGGGCACGCATCGACGCCACCCGCCATGCCGGCTACCGCACGCCTGGCTCGGGCGATCGACCGGCTGCGGCGCAAGCCCTTTCCGACCCGGCTCGCTCCCCCGTGCGCGCAATGCTCGCAACGCTCTCGCCGCACGCCCCCGAGCCACTTCGGACCCTGTTCCGCCGCGGCGAGATCACGGGACCGATTCTGGCCGGCGCCTTCACGCTGGGCGGACCCGAGACCAACGCGATGGTACGCACCACCGCGGTCGTGA
- a CDS encoding Gfo/Idh/MocA family protein: MTALRWGILATGGIAHAFTSDLRTAGLSVSAVGSRRPEASEAFAAQFDIPHAHGSYEELVADPDVDIVYIATPHPMHADNAVLALEAGKHVLIEKPFTLTGAEAERVREVARSRGLLAMEAMWTRYLPHMVRIREIIAAGTLGEIRTVFADHTQRISSDPGHRLNALELGGGSLLDLGIYPVSFAWDVLGAPVTVTARGRLGDTGADAEVATIFTHEGGAVSTSISTSRAVGPNTAHVLGTDARIDIDRVWYTPTSFRVVAADGTVIEEYQSEVEGRGMQYQALAAERLLAEGKTDSDLLPLDESVAIMHDLDELRAQLGVRYPGE, from the coding sequence ATGACTGCACTGCGTTGGGGAATTCTGGCGACCGGAGGCATCGCGCACGCCTTCACGAGCGACCTGCGGACGGCTGGTCTGTCGGTGTCGGCTGTCGGGTCCCGCCGCCCGGAGGCCTCGGAGGCGTTCGCTGCGCAGTTCGACATCCCCCACGCCCACGGCTCCTACGAGGAGCTCGTCGCCGACCCCGACGTCGATATCGTCTACATCGCCACGCCGCATCCGATGCACGCCGACAACGCCGTGCTCGCCCTGGAAGCGGGCAAGCACGTGCTGATCGAGAAGCCGTTCACCCTCACCGGGGCCGAGGCCGAGCGCGTGCGCGAGGTTGCCCGATCGCGCGGGCTGCTGGCGATGGAAGCGATGTGGACCCGATACCTCCCGCATATGGTGCGGATCCGCGAGATCATCGCCGCGGGCACCCTGGGTGAGATCCGCACCGTGTTCGCCGACCATACGCAACGAATCTCGTCGGATCCGGGGCACCGCCTGAACGCCCTCGAGCTCGGCGGCGGGTCGCTCCTGGACCTCGGGATCTATCCCGTCTCGTTCGCGTGGGACGTGCTCGGCGCGCCGGTGACGGTGACAGCCCGGGGCCGCCTGGGTGACACGGGCGCTGACGCAGAGGTTGCGACGATCTTCACGCACGAGGGCGGCGCGGTTTCGACGTCGATATCGACCTCGCGGGCCGTCGGACCCAATACCGCTCACGTGCTGGGCACCGACGCACGCATCGATATCGATCGGGTCTGGTACACCCCGACCTCGTTCCGGGTCGTCGCCGCGGACGGGACCGTGATCGAGGAGTATCAGAGCGAGGTCGAGGGACGCGGCATGCAGTATCAGGCTCTCGCCGCCGAGCGATTGCTCGCCGAGGGCAAGACCGACAGCGACCTGCTCCCGCTAGACGAATCGGTCGCCATCATGCATGACCTCGATGAGCTGCGCGCCCAGCTCGGTGTGCGCTACCCCGGCGAGTAG
- a CDS encoding HNH endonuclease signature motif containing protein: MDEVGITNPGEHARDVDGAIWADPHDAGVYEGDVCDFDDEVGWVPPQPDAVALVLEVATMEAVFAAQRLARIDQLRLEALDDVTRYGGGSRELIERSVRLELAAALRITENQAGMLMYRAQALVHRYPTVWDSLARAGMTERHATIIVDEFAPLEPDVAARLVENARDLAESLAVGPFRRALRRLIDRELAPSLSVRHEHAVRRRRIFVEPDVDGMSWLHALVPTVEAHAIHGRMTAKGKALLAARGGDGNGSQPDDRTLDEIRADILCDLLLDGIVPAHPEDVRGIRPTVVVTIPALALLGADGDGAHDPAVVEGVGPIPIETARELAGAASSWIRVLTHPETGVVLSVGRTRYRPPPDMVALTKWRADRCMAPGCGVPASRCQIDHSLAWEHGGETSVVNTAPLCQGHHTVKHHGGWRVIQTGDGSLLWISPSGRQYIVAPERRLPVFRVDSAAA, encoded by the coding sequence ATGGACGAGGTCGGCATCACAAACCCGGGCGAGCACGCCCGTGACGTGGATGGCGCGATCTGGGCTGATCCGCACGACGCCGGTGTCTACGAGGGGGATGTCTGCGACTTCGACGACGAAGTCGGTTGGGTGCCACCGCAGCCCGACGCCGTGGCGCTCGTGCTCGAAGTCGCGACGATGGAGGCTGTGTTCGCTGCTCAGCGGCTCGCTCGCATCGACCAGCTTCGTCTGGAGGCGCTCGACGACGTCACGCGGTACGGCGGCGGTTCGCGGGAGCTGATCGAGCGGTCGGTGCGCCTGGAGCTTGCCGCAGCACTCCGGATCACCGAGAACCAGGCAGGCATGCTGATGTACCGGGCCCAGGCTCTCGTGCATCGGTACCCGACGGTCTGGGATTCGCTGGCCCGCGCGGGAATGACCGAGCGGCACGCCACGATCATCGTGGATGAGTTCGCTCCTCTCGAACCAGACGTTGCGGCACGGCTCGTCGAGAATGCGCGCGACCTCGCCGAGTCCCTCGCGGTCGGTCCGTTCCGGCGGGCACTGCGACGCCTCATCGACCGGGAACTGGCGCCTTCACTGTCGGTGCGTCACGAGCACGCCGTCCGGCGCCGCCGGATCTTCGTCGAGCCGGATGTTGACGGGATGTCCTGGCTGCACGCACTGGTTCCCACGGTCGAAGCGCACGCGATCCACGGACGGATGACAGCGAAGGGCAAGGCATTGCTCGCGGCGCGGGGCGGCGACGGCAACGGCTCTCAGCCCGATGACCGCACATTGGACGAGATCCGTGCCGACATCCTGTGCGATCTCCTGCTCGACGGCATCGTTCCTGCTCACCCGGAGGATGTGCGCGGCATTCGCCCCACGGTTGTCGTGACGATCCCTGCGCTTGCGCTGCTCGGTGCGGATGGGGACGGCGCCCACGACCCCGCGGTCGTGGAGGGCGTCGGTCCCATTCCGATCGAGACAGCGCGAGAACTCGCCGGCGCGGCGTCGTCCTGGATTCGGGTACTGACCCACCCCGAAACCGGGGTCGTTCTTTCGGTCGGCAGAACCCGGTACCGACCACCGCCAGACATGGTGGCGCTGACGAAATGGCGCGCCGACAGATGTATGGCGCCGGGGTGCGGAGTCCCCGCCTCCCGATGTCAGATCGACCACTCGCTCGCCTGGGAACACGGTGGTGAGACCTCGGTTGTGAATACTGCCCCGCTCTGTCAGGGGCACCATACGGTCAAGCACCATGGCGGGTGGCGGGTCATCCAGACCGGAGACGGGTCGCTGCTGTGGATCTCACCGAGCGGTCGTCAGTACATCGTTGCTCCGGAGCGCCGACTTCCCGTGTTCCGGGTGGACTCGGCCGCCGCCTGA
- a CDS encoding MarR family winged helix-turn-helix transcriptional regulator — protein sequence MAAQQRRFSPVIALLTMSSIWEAQLGAVLKDLGLTTRKYALLGHIYGMPGISFSELARRSQITVQTAHTAVRTLVDEGFVHDSTAHAGSASELRVTEKGDWALAEAEKRVRALDRELSKGAPELSQALRGLHEEPIEVHPAAGRRTA from the coding sequence GTGGCAGCTCAGCAACGACGGTTCAGCCCGGTCATCGCGCTGCTGACCATGTCGAGCATCTGGGAGGCGCAGCTCGGGGCTGTTCTGAAAGACCTCGGGCTCACGACCCGCAAGTATGCGCTGCTCGGCCACATCTACGGAATGCCGGGGATTTCCTTCAGTGAACTCGCCCGGCGATCGCAGATCACGGTGCAGACGGCGCACACGGCAGTGCGCACGCTTGTCGATGAGGGGTTCGTGCACGATTCGACGGCTCACGCCGGGTCGGCATCCGAGTTGCGGGTCACGGAGAAGGGTGACTGGGCTCTTGCCGAGGCGGAGAAGCGAGTTCGTGCCCTGGACCGTGAGCTATCGAAGGGCGCGCCCGAGCTCTCGCAGGCGCTGCGGGGCTTGCACGAAGAACCCATCGAGGTCCACCCGGCCGCGGGTCGGCGCACGGCATGA
- a CDS encoding DUF4287 domain-containing protein translates to MTSRVLAPDLSGIDKPKGPASYFPSIEKSYGRPVQDWIDIAVEKLDAGATHMAVVDVLKTEHGMGHGHANAVVAYTKAALAQG, encoded by the coding sequence ATGACCTCGCGCGTCCTCGCTCCCGACCTCTCTGGCATCGACAAGCCGAAGGGTCCGGCGTCGTACTTTCCGAGTATCGAGAAGTCATACGGTCGCCCTGTGCAGGACTGGATCGACATCGCCGTCGAGAAGCTGGATGCGGGAGCGACCCACATGGCTGTGGTTGATGTCCTCAAGACAGAGCACGGGATGGGCCACGGCCACGCGAACGCTGTCGTCGCGTACACGAAGGCGGCACTCGCACAGGGCTAG
- the nrdF gene encoding class 1b ribonucleoside-diphosphate reductase subunit beta: MTEKLKLIDHVQAINWNRIQDDKDLEVWNRLVNNFWLPEKVPLSNDVQSWNTLTPDEQTLTMRVFTGLTLLDTIQGTVGAVSLIPDAITPHEEAVYTNIAFMESVHAKSYSSIFSTLCSTKEIDEAFRWSVENENLQRKAQIVMEYYRGDEPLKRKVASTLLESFLFYSGFYLPMHWSSRAKLTNTADLIRLIIRDEAVHGYYIGYKFQKGLERVDEAKRQDIKDYTFSLLYELYDNEVQYTQDLYDGVGLTEDVKKFLHYNANKALMNLGYEAMFPESVTNVNPAILSALSPNADENHDFFSGSGSSYVIGKAVATEDEDWDF; the protein is encoded by the coding sequence ATGACCGAGAAGCTCAAGCTGATCGACCACGTGCAGGCGATCAACTGGAACCGCATCCAGGACGACAAGGACCTTGAGGTCTGGAACCGTCTCGTCAACAACTTCTGGCTGCCCGAGAAGGTGCCGCTGTCCAACGATGTGCAGTCGTGGAACACGCTCACCCCCGACGAGCAGACCCTCACGATGAGGGTGTTCACAGGCCTCACGCTCCTGGACACGATCCAGGGCACAGTTGGCGCTGTGTCGCTGATCCCCGACGCGATCACGCCGCACGAAGAGGCCGTGTACACGAACATCGCGTTTATGGAGTCGGTGCACGCGAAGAGCTATTCGTCGATCTTCTCGACGCTGTGCTCGACGAAGGAGATCGACGAGGCGTTCCGCTGGTCGGTTGAGAACGAGAACCTGCAGCGCAAGGCGCAGATCGTCATGGAGTACTACCGCGGCGATGAGCCCCTCAAGCGCAAGGTTGCTTCGACCCTGCTGGAGTCGTTCCTCTTCTACTCGGGCTTCTACCTGCCCATGCACTGGTCCAGCCGCGCGAAGCTCACCAACACTGCCGACCTCATCCGCCTCATCATCCGTGACGAGGCAGTGCACGGCTACTACATCGGCTACAAGTTCCAGAAGGGACTCGAACGGGTCGACGAGGCCAAGCGCCAGGACATCAAGGACTACACGTTCTCGCTGCTGTACGAGCTCTACGACAACGAGGTGCAGTACACCCAGGACCTCTACGACGGCGTCGGTCTGACCGAGGACGTCAAGAAGTTTCTGCACTACAACGCCAACAAGGCGCTGATGAACCTCGGCTACGAGGCGATGTTCCCCGAGTCGGTGACGAACGTTAACCCCGCCATCTTGTCGGCCCTCTCGCCGAACGCCGACGAGAACCACGACTTCTTCTCGGGGTCGGGCTCGTCGTACGTCATCGGCAAGGCCGTCGCGACCGAGGACGAGGACTGGGACTTCTAG
- the nrdE gene encoding class 1b ribonucleoside-diphosphate reductase subunit alpha encodes MVEAAVTETAFKSEPRFEGLDYHALNAMLNLYGPDGKIQFDADKRAAREYFLQHVNQNTVFFHSLKEKLDYLVDKQYYEPAVLEQYSFEFISSLHDHAFEKKFRFETFLGAFKYYTSYTLKTFDGKRYLERFEDRVVMTALGLADGDEALATQLVDEIISGRFQPATPTFLNTGKAQRGELVSCFLLRIEDNMESIARGINSALQLSKRGGGVALLLSNIRESGAPIKQIENQSSGIIPVMKLLEDSFSYANQLGARQGAGAVYLSAHHPDILRFLDTKRENADEKIRIKTLSLGVVVPDITFELAKNGEDMYLFSPYDVERVYGVPFGDISVTDKYREMVDDPRIKKTKINAREFFQTLAEIQFESGYPYIMFEDTVNRANPIKGRINMSNLCSEILQVNTPTTYNEDLSYAEIGKDISCNLGSMNIALAMDGGDLGRTVDTAIRALTAVSNQSHISSVRSIEDGNDRSHAIGLGQMNLHGYLAREHVHYGSEEGLDFTNIYFYTVLFHALRASNKLAIERGTAFEGFADSTYASGEFFDKYTEQEWVPQTERVRELFAGHQIPTQDDWRELKASVQAHGIYNQNLQAVPPTGSISYINNSTSSIHPIASKIEIRKEGKLGRVYYPAPFMTNENLEYYQDAYEIGYEKVIDTYAAATQHVDQGLSLTLFFKDTATTRDINRAQIYAWKKGIKTIYYIRLRQMALEGTDMTECVSCML; translated from the coding sequence ATGGTGGAAGCTGCAGTGACAGAGACGGCATTCAAGAGTGAGCCCCGGTTCGAGGGCCTCGACTATCACGCGCTCAATGCGATGCTGAACCTCTACGGGCCGGACGGGAAGATCCAGTTCGACGCTGACAAGCGTGCCGCCCGCGAGTACTTCCTGCAGCACGTCAACCAGAACACGGTCTTCTTCCACTCGCTCAAGGAGAAGCTGGACTACCTGGTCGACAAGCAGTACTACGAGCCCGCGGTGTTGGAGCAGTACTCGTTCGAGTTCATCTCCTCGCTGCACGACCACGCGTTCGAGAAGAAGTTCCGTTTTGAGACGTTCCTCGGCGCGTTCAAGTACTACACGAGCTACACGCTCAAGACTTTCGACGGGAAGCGCTACCTGGAGCGCTTCGAGGACCGTGTTGTGATGACCGCCCTCGGCCTCGCCGACGGTGATGAGGCCCTCGCGACGCAGCTCGTCGACGAGATCATCTCGGGTCGCTTCCAGCCGGCGACCCCGACGTTCTTGAACACCGGCAAGGCTCAGCGCGGTGAACTCGTGTCGTGCTTCCTGCTGCGCATCGAAGACAACATGGAGTCGATCGCCCGCGGCATCAACTCTGCGCTGCAGTTGAGCAAGCGCGGCGGCGGCGTCGCCCTGCTGCTCTCGAACATCCGCGAGTCGGGTGCCCCGATCAAGCAGATCGAGAACCAGTCCAGCGGCATCATCCCCGTCATGAAGCTGCTCGAAGACAGCTTCAGCTACGCCAACCAGCTGGGCGCGCGCCAGGGCGCCGGTGCTGTGTACCTCAGCGCGCACCACCCTGACATCCTGCGGTTCCTCGACACCAAGCGTGAGAACGCCGACGAGAAGATCCGCATCAAGACGCTCTCGCTCGGGGTCGTCGTTCCCGACATCACGTTCGAGCTGGCCAAGAACGGCGAGGACATGTACCTCTTCTCGCCCTATGACGTCGAGCGCGTCTATGGCGTTCCGTTCGGCGACATCTCGGTGACTGACAAGTACCGCGAGATGGTTGATGATCCGCGCATCAAGAAGACGAAGATCAATGCGCGCGAGTTCTTCCAGACCCTCGCCGAGATCCAGTTCGAGTCCGGCTACCCGTACATCATGTTCGAAGACACCGTGAACCGGGCCAACCCCATCAAGGGCCGGATCAACATGTCGAACCTCTGCTCGGAGATCTTGCAGGTCAACACCCCCACGACCTACAACGAGGACCTCTCATACGCCGAGATCGGCAAGGACATCTCGTGCAACCTCGGCTCGATGAACATCGCCCTGGCGATGGACGGCGGCGACCTCGGTCGCACGGTCGACACCGCCATCCGTGCTCTCACCGCGGTCAGCAACCAGAGCCACATCTCGTCGGTGCGTTCGATCGAGGATGGCAACGACCGTTCGCACGCGATCGGTCTCGGCCAGATGAACTTGCACGGCTACCTCGCTCGCGAGCACGTCCACTACGGCTCGGAAGAGGGCCTGGACTTCACGAACATCTACTTCTACACGGTGCTCTTCCACGCGCTGCGGGCGTCGAACAAGCTCGCCATCGAGCGGGGGACGGCGTTCGAAGGATTCGCCGACTCGACTTACGCATCGGGCGAGTTCTTCGACAAGTACACCGAGCAGGAGTGGGTTCCGCAGACCGAGCGGGTGCGTGAGCTGTTCGCTGGCCACCAGATCCCCACGCAGGACGACTGGCGCGAGCTGAAGGCGTCAGTGCAGGCCCACGGCATCTACAACCAGAATCTGCAGGCCGTGCCCCCGACCGGCTCGATCTCGTACATCAACAACTCGACGAGCTCGATCCACCCGATCGCCTCGAAGATCGAGATCCGCAAGGAGGGCAAGCTCGGCCGGGTCTACTACCCCGCGCCGTTCATGACCAACGAGAACCTGGAGTACTACCAGGATGCCTACGAGATCGGCTACGAGAAGGTCATCGACACCTACGCTGCGGCGACGCAGCACGTCGACCAGGGCCTCTCGCTGACGCTCTTCTTCAAAGACACCGCGACCACGCGCGACATCAACCGGGCACAGATCTACGCCTGGAAGAAGGGCATCAAGACCATCTATTACATCCGTCTGCGTCAGATGGCCCTCGAGGGCACCGACATGACGGAGTGCGTCAGCTGCATGCTCTGA
- the nrdI gene encoding class Ib ribonucleoside-diphosphate reductase assembly flavoprotein NrdI has protein sequence MSTAIATETPLLVYFSSVSQNTARFIEKLGLRAQSIPLFASEPMLVVDEPFVLVTPTYGGGQGRGEERGAVPKQVIRFLNVEQNRSLIRGVIAAGNTNFGDAFCAAGDIISRKCHVPHLYRLELFGTSEDVTRVSEGLERWWKLQ, from the coding sequence ATGAGCACGGCGATCGCGACAGAGACGCCGTTGCTCGTGTACTTCTCGAGCGTTTCGCAGAACACGGCGCGCTTCATCGAGAAGTTGGGACTGCGCGCTCAGTCCATCCCCCTCTTCGCGTCCGAGCCGATGCTCGTTGTCGATGAGCCCTTCGTCCTCGTCACCCCCACCTACGGGGGAGGGCAGGGCCGGGGTGAGGAACGAGGCGCGGTCCCCAAGCAAGTCATCCGGTTCCTCAACGTCGAGCAGAACCGATCCCTGATCCGCGGCGTTATCGCCGCGGGAAACACCAACTTCGGCGACGCGTTCTGCGCCGCCGGAGACATCATCAGCCGCAAGTGTCACGTGCCGCACTTGTACAGGCTCGAACTGTTCGGCACGTCAGAAGACGTCACCCGCGTGAGTGAAGGATTGGAACGATGGTGGAAGCTGCAGTGA
- the nrdH gene encoding glutaredoxin-like protein NrdH, translating to MAITVYTKPACVQCTATYRALDSKGIDYNVLDLSQDPAALEQVKALGYLQAPVVITDEDHWSGFRPDKIDELASRLA from the coding sequence ATGGCGATCACGGTTTACACCAAGCCGGCATGCGTGCAGTGCACCGCTACCTACCGCGCGCTGGACTCCAAGGGCATCGACTACAACGTTCTCGACCTGTCGCAGGACCCGGCGGCCCTCGAGCAGGTCAAGGCCCTGGGGTACCTGCAGGCCCCCGTCGTCATCACTGACGAGGACCACTGGTCGGGCTTCCGTCCCGACAAGATCGACGAGCTCGCTTCGCGTCTCGCCTGA
- a CDS encoding alpha/beta fold hydrolase, translating to MTTPVDLPRQGWGDPSSPRRALLVHGLGSTGALMWRFGVELSGHGWFAQAVDLRGHGSAPRTLDYTIGAYATDLAACHPRDEAPWDLVIGHSLGGTTAVVAAASAPDWTRRLVLIDPAIQLDEEDREGVRESQQRQFDDPTAAAVRAEHPSWHPLDIELKVRSIHEVSRWAVEQTSEQNQEWDVRLPALSLDVPIHVIAGDPAVYALFRGDIVEQLLTRPSITMSVVEGAGHSPHRDAPDETMRQLWEALA from the coding sequence ATGACCACTCCCGTCGACCTGCCTCGCCAGGGCTGGGGTGACCCGTCATCACCCCGGCGCGCACTCCTCGTGCACGGCCTCGGATCCACCGGCGCCCTCATGTGGCGCTTCGGCGTCGAGCTGAGCGGCCACGGGTGGTTCGCCCAGGCTGTCGACCTCCGCGGGCATGGGAGCGCACCGCGAACCCTCGACTACACGATCGGCGCGTACGCTACCGATCTCGCGGCCTGCCACCCTCGGGACGAGGCGCCGTGGGATCTCGTGATCGGTCACTCGCTGGGCGGCACGACAGCAGTCGTCGCCGCGGCATCCGCCCCCGACTGGACTCGCCGACTCGTCCTCATCGATCCCGCGATCCAGCTCGACGAGGAGGACCGAGAGGGGGTGCGCGAGAGCCAGCAGCGACAGTTCGACGACCCGACAGCAGCCGCGGTACGCGCCGAGCATCCGTCGTGGCATCCGCTGGATATCGAGCTCAAGGTGCGGAGCATCCATGAGGTCAGCCGCTGGGCGGTCGAACAGACCAGTGAGCAGAATCAGGAATGGGACGTGCGGCTTCCAGCGTTGTCGCTCGACGTGCCCATCCATGTCATTGCCGGCGATCCTGCGGTGTACGCGCTGTTCCGCGGCGACATCGTGGAGCAGCTGCTGACGCGCCCGTCCATCACGATGTCCGTTGTCGAGGGGGCCGGGCATTCACCGCACCGCGACGCCCCCGACGAGACGATGCGTCAGCTGTGGGAGGCCCTGGCATGA
- a CDS encoding acyl-CoA dehydrogenase family protein has product MTTNATPFDPASVLPDTLLDRFRERAAQHDSDNTFPHDDLADLTDAGYLALFAPTELGGAGLGLAEVSLLQQRLATAAPATALAINMHLVWTGVAKALADRGVDDLRFVLEGAVAGEIFAFGISEAGNDLVLFGSDTDAAPRADGSYAFTGTKIFTSLAPVWTQLGLHGLDTTSPDGPRMVYAFVPRSEENAGRIATRDDWNTLGMRATQSRTTHLRGAVAAADRVVRRIPPGPNPDPIVFGIFSVFEILLASVYTGIARRALDVAVATVGTRRSKKTGLTYSQDPDIRWRIADMALAYDALPPQLETLSRDVDTLVDHGPRWFSLLSGVKHRAVTMAKAVVDDAILVAGGSSYFAGSELSRLYRDVLAGMFHPSDPESAHSTVATAWLGPVES; this is encoded by the coding sequence ATGACGACCAACGCGACCCCCTTCGACCCGGCATCCGTGCTGCCCGACACTCTTCTCGACCGGTTCCGGGAGCGCGCGGCGCAGCACGACAGCGACAACACGTTCCCGCACGACGACCTTGCAGACCTGACGGATGCCGGTTATCTCGCGCTGTTCGCCCCGACCGAGCTCGGAGGGGCGGGCCTGGGACTTGCGGAGGTGTCGCTGTTGCAGCAGCGACTGGCCACCGCAGCACCGGCGACGGCGCTCGCGATCAACATGCACCTGGTCTGGACCGGCGTGGCGAAGGCGCTCGCCGACCGGGGAGTCGATGACCTGCGCTTCGTGCTCGAGGGAGCCGTGGCAGGCGAGATCTTCGCCTTCGGCATCAGCGAAGCGGGCAACGATCTCGTGCTGTTCGGCAGCGACACGGATGCTGCGCCCCGCGCCGACGGCTCGTATGCCTTCACCGGCACGAAGATCTTCACCTCCCTCGCGCCCGTCTGGACGCAACTCGGGCTGCACGGGCTGGACACCACCTCACCCGACGGGCCGCGGATGGTGTATGCGTTCGTGCCGCGCTCCGAGGAAAACGCGGGACGGATCGCCACCCGCGATGACTGGAACACGCTCGGCATGCGGGCGACACAGTCGCGAACGACGCACCTGCGCGGCGCGGTTGCCGCCGCCGATCGCGTCGTGCGTCGCATCCCCCCGGGCCCGAACCCCGACCCGATCGTGTTCGGCATCTTCAGCGTCTTCGAGATCCTGCTGGCATCCGTGTACACGGGTATCGCCCGCCGCGCTCTGGATGTCGCTGTCGCCACCGTCGGCACGCGACGATCGAAGAAGACCGGACTCACCTACAGTCAGGACCCCGACATCCGCTGGCGGATCGCCGACATGGCCCTGGCCTACGATGCCCTCCCACCGCAGCTGGAGACGCTCAGTCGAGACGTCGACACCCTCGTCGATCACGGGCCGCGGTGGTTCTCGCTGCTGTCGGGCGTGAAGCATCGCGCGGTCACGATGGCCAAGGCCGTCGTGGATGATGCGATCCTCGTCGCGGGCGGGTCAAGCTACTTCGCCGGCAGCGAGCTCAGCCGCCTCTACCGCGACGTGCTGGCGGGGATGTTCCACCCGTCCGACCCGGAATCGGCTCACTCGACCGTCGCAACGGCCTGGCTGGGTCCGGTCGAGAGCTGA